The Marinitoga sp. 38H-ov genomic sequence TTTTCCGCCTTTGAAATTTAACCAAGGTGAAAAAGCGTGTCCAGCAATACCTGCGATTAAAGCAATATTTAAAGTAATATTATCTATATTTTTAAATAGAATTATTGGAAATATTCCTTTTAAAAAATCCAATATCATAGCAGGAAATCCAAATTTCCATCCTTTTATCCTCCAAAGATTAGATGATCCTGGATTTCCATCTCGATATCTACTTAAATCCACATTAGCTAACTTTGCAAATATATATGAATACATAATAGATCCTGAAAGAAATTGTAAAAGAATAATGAAAAGTTTATACATCTATATTTCTTCCCTTCCATGTAACGGTATGAACAAATATTTTTCTATATAAAGAGTAGAAAAAAGTAATAGCAAAAAATATTAAATGAACTGGGAAAATAAGATAATCATACCATTTAAAATCGCCTAAATCTTTAGAAATAAAAAATAACAAAAAAACAATAGTAAAATAATATAATATATTAAAAGTAAAAAATAAATGGAATATAGAAAATATCCATAATAATGCTATTATTAAATTTATAAATCCACCACTTATTGAACCTGAAGATATATTTTTTGTAAATCCTTCAAATAGCTGAGATAGACCATTTGGATACATTCTAAATTTAATAATATTATTTCCTAAATAATTAGAAACATTGATATTGTTTTTAACATATAATTGTCCAAGTTTAATATCTTCTAATACTG encodes the following:
- a CDS encoding glycerol-3-phosphate acyltransferase; amino-acid sequence: MYKLFIILLQFLSGSIMYSYIFAKLANVDLSRYRDGNPGSSNLWRIKGWKFGFPAMILDFLKGIFPIILFKNIDNITLNIALIAGIAGHAFSPWLNFKGGKSIAITFGAWTLATIGEAPIIMGSVLVLLKKLFNKEKSPEKDFIIFIIGYLFLIPYIILKKKYYLFILFICNLLIILYKHKIEIKNIFVEG